A genome region from Cyprinus carpio isolate SPL01 chromosome B23, ASM1834038v1, whole genome shotgun sequence includes the following:
- the LOC122141889 gene encoding golgin subfamily A member 6-like protein 22, translating into MGNRLDIPQLQLFHSFIQEQRLTSEEELRENEVQYNTEQDNWERKIQKQRLRREEELREIEVQYNTEQDKWETKIQEQRLRRKKDLREIEVQYKTEQVNWETKIQEQRLRQYKTEQVNWETKIQKQRLRREEELREIEVQYKTEQENWETKIQEQRLRKQEELRQTEEKYKAIMKTEEDNWEKKIQEQILRKEEELQEIKQKYKIIIKTEEENWETKIQEQRLRRQKDLRDIEVQYKTEQENWETKIQKQRLRREEELREIEVQYKTEQENWETKIQEQRLRREEELQEIEVQYKTEQENWETKIQEQKLRREEELREIEVQYKTIMKTEQENWKRKIREQSLKREKDLGEIEKQYKTEEENWAKKIREKRLRREKDLQEMEEKYKTEQENWETKIQKKRLRRGEELREIEVQYKTEQVNWETKIQKQRLRRQKDLREIEVQYKTEQVNWETKIREQKLRREEELREIEVHYKTIMKTEQENWKRKIREQSLKREKDLGEIEKQYKTEQENWETKIQEQRLRREKDLQEIEEKYKSEKEKWDTKIQEQSMKGEEELQEIEEKQKTIMKTEQENWETKIQEQRLRRQEELQQTEEKYKTIIKTEEDNWEKKIQEQILRKEEELQEIKDKKQKNNKKTEEENWEKKIQEQRQRREKELREIEEENKSEEENWETKIQKKRLRRGEELRETEQRLRREKDLQEIEEKYKTEQENWEKKIEEQRLRREKDIQEIEE; encoded by the exons ATGGGGAACAG actagaCATTCCACAATTACAACTTTTCCACAGTTTT ATTCAAGAGCAAAGACTGACAAGCGAAGAAGAACTTCGAGAGAATGAAGTACAATACAATACAGAACAAGATAACTGGGAAAGAAAGATACAGAAGCAAAGactgagaagagaagaagaacttcGAGAGATTGAAGTACAATACAATACAGAACAAGATAAGTGGGAGACAAAAATACAAGAGCAAAgactgagaagaaaaaaagatcttCGAGAGATTGAAGTAcaatacaaaacagaacaagtgaactgggagacaaagatacaagagcaaagactgaga caatacaaaacagaacaagtgaactgggagacaaagatacaaaagcaaagactgagaagagaagaagaacttcGAGAGATTGAAGTAcaatacaaaacagaacaagagaaTTGGGAGACAAAGATACAAGAGCAAAGACTAAGAAAACAAGAAGAACTCCGACAGACTGAAGAAAAATACAAAGCAATAATGAAAACAGAAGAAGATAACTGGGAGAAAAAGATACAAGAGCAAATATtgagaaaagaagaagaacttCAAGagatcaaacaaaaatacaaaataataataaaaacagaagaagagaacTGGGAGACAAAGATACAAGAGCAAAGACTGAGAAGACAAAAAGATCTTCGAGACATTGAAGTAcaatacaaaacagaacaagagaactgggagacaaagatacaaaagcaaagactgagaagagaagaagaacttcGAGAGATTGAAGTAcaatacaaaacagaacaagagaattgggagacaaagatacaagagcaaagactgagaagagaagaagaacttcAAGAGATTGAAGTAcaatacaaaacagaacaagagaaTTGGGAGACAAAGATACAAGAGCAAAAactgagaagagaagaagaacttcGAGAGATTGaagtacaatacaaaacaataatgaaaacagaacaaGAGAACTGGAAGAGAAAGATACGAGAGCAAAgcctgaaaagagaaaaagatcttGGAGAGAttgaaaaacaatacaaaacagaagAAGAGAACTGGGCAAAAAAGATACGAGAGAAAAgactgagaagagaaaaagatCTTCAAGAGAtggaagaaaaatacaaaacagaacaagaaaaCTGGGAGACAAAGATACAAAAGAAAAGACTGAGAAGAGGAGAAGAACTTCGAGAGATTGAAGTAcaatacaaaacagaacaagTGAACTGGGAGACAAAGATACAAAAGCAAAGACTGAGAAGACAAAAAGATCTTCGAGAGATTGAAGTACAATACAAGACAGAACAAGTGAACTGGGAGACAAAGATACGAGAGCAAAAactgagaagagaagaagaacttcGAGAGattgaagtacactacaaaacaataatgaaaacagaacaaGAGAACTGGAAGAGAAAGATACGAGAGCAAAgcctgaaaagagaaaaagatcttGGAGAGAttgaaaaacaatacaaaacagaacaagagaactgggagacaaagatacaagaacaaagactgagaagagaaaaagatCTTCAAGAgattgaagaaaaatacaaatcagaAAAAGAGAAATGGGACACAAAGATACAAGAACAAAGCAtgaaaggagaagaagaacttcaagagattgaagaaaaacaaaagacaataatgaaaacagaacaaGAGAACTGGGAGACAAAGATACAAGAACAAAGACTGAGAAGACAAGAAGAACTCCAACAGactgaagaaaaatacaaaacaataattaaaacagaagAAGATAACTGGGAGAAAAAGATACAAGAGCAAATATtgagaaaagaagaagaacttCAAGAGatcaaagacaaaaaacaaaaaaataataaaaaaacagaagaagagaacTGGGAGAAAAAGATACAAGAGCaaagacagagaagagaaaaagaacttCGAGAGattgaagaagaaaacaaatcagAAGAAGAGAACTGGGAGACAAAGATACAAAAGAAAAGACTGAGAAGAGGAGAAGAACTTCGAGAGACTGAA caaagactgagaagagaaaaagatCTTCAAGAGAtcgaagaaaaatacaaaacagaacaagagaacTGGGAGAAAAAGATAGAAGAACAAAgactgagaagagaaaaagatATTCAAGAgattgaagaa
- the LOC109056045 gene encoding interferon-induced very large GTPase 1-like encodes MEKEQKMWDEYYQNLKKERDEFKKQTEILEREKGCLQVKHESEMEKMRMMMEEERQNHNTERKRREKAFTENEKQYRNKIKEKEEQIQKRHEEMLKQMQDNERRKREKEKQDWIKQHEKLTQEIQHEKSLKEQQCKTYEDKIKLIEQQKQDELMRLQPVDCEEERQKDWESIKMCCSQTIYSLKRDETGQNQKLGPKNNEQLNKLYHRLDLTKRHQNKMRTEDILEIKSTLQSQEPQQETELVNSFLQKLMNMNYSARYTVIKHRKKDSKEDYNHDIHPMDVQMAALHCADGFLKQLMVTKLSQCQYALPLLVPNPFTQRIEFPLWTFRQINKSWKMKNSNNEIISQSVYKAETPMVSFFRFGSVSSSKSQLMNSLINEKHNTFFHRNCSGSSRTRLLMDGVVEIAWYCPSGKQTDAFDDCVAFCNLHGDAGANEKQYEILTSMASVNVLFLPDFGQKNQYKGLVRSLFRSPQPLICLLTDNNCDKTELGNEKFIFGLLNKNQSDVSEQIRETIRRTLTEQKKTFKLEDVAKHRGIRVDEDDPECQRGKQAAVQIMSLLRGKDPSTVKETILPCQGKLWHDWCEMNKKLHHLQGENLEEDKSTKQKNMREVREKQMNQGLSEFMRKFIETMKSQKDDEKKYFLRWMMNLLNDFTSENLCGLHKVYSVKWHEVSALKKMPDNLDQLQTEQTNLENISEQMNRASFGLEHILREFGQIYESWSSVKKIKEGLQFDFCSLPSLAAEMMISGFPMELMDGDAAHVPLSWVTAVLDQLVKKLGEQTRIFVLSILGIQSSGKSTMLNAMFGVQFAVSAGRCTRGAFMQLLKVSEEMKTELKFDYILVVDTEGLRAPELSGRSTTHRDNEMATFVVGLGNMTLINIFGENPSEMQDILQIVVQAFMRMNKIRLNPSCMFVHQNVSDIAAGEKNMEGRRRLLEKLDDMTKLAAREEDFDAERFSDVIAFDVEKDVKYFAQLWEGSPPMAPTNPNYCENILELKQTIITHASKSDGVMLTHLRDRIQDLWEALLNEQFVFSFKNSLEIATYKKLETEYSKWAWSLRSAMLEIENKLHNKIENKVIHDIEETDLQTELNAKSEEVEKTMSEFLEKDRDAGILKQWKASFEIKIIELQENIVRETKRKLNVVLKQRELKKTMDTKKTHHENTLLENSKKLALKFKNQATEENIMKQEFDSFWKKQMKEIIREPSSLKNIDIFVDAKKHLSKIYPSLLLDSLKENSKQVDMIHLPSYSEYVKLKKFTGHTAILQYTYNKAKEKFGHALSKEDEVQIRSLITEITEHTDKMIQSYNLAKMGYNIIHKGKINK; translated from the exons ATGgagaaagaacaaaaaatgtgGGATGAATATTATCAGAatcttaaaaaagagagagatgaatttaaaaaacagacagagataTTGGAAAGAGAGAAAGGATGTCTTCAGGTCAAACATGAAtcagaaatggaaaaaatgaGAATGATGATGGAGGAAGAAAGACAGAATCACAacacagagaggaagaggagagagaaagcatttactgaaaatgaaaaacaatacagaaataagataaaagaaaaagaggagCAAATTCAGAAACGTCATGAGGAAATGCTAAAACAAATGCAAGACAATGAGAGGCGgaagagggagaaagaaaaacaagattGGATAAAACAACATGAGAAACTCACACAAGAAATCCAGCATGAAAAATCtctgaaagaacagcaatgtaaAACGTATGaagacaaaattaaattaatagaacAGCAGAAGCAAGATGAACTAATGAGACTACAACCAGTGGACTGTGAAGAAGAGAGACAAAAAGACTGGGAGAGCATTAAAATGTGCTGCTCCCAAACCATCTATTCTCTAAAG AGAGATGAAACTGGCCAAAACCAAAAGCTTGGACcaaaaaacaatgaacagctaAACAAACTTTACCATAGACTAGATCTGACAAAAAggcatcaaaataaaatgagaacaGAAGACATTCTTGAAATCAAGTCTACACTTCAGTCCCAGGAGCCACAGCAAGAGACTGAACTTGTAAACTCATTTCTACAAAAGCTGATGAACATGAACTACAGCGCAAGATACACtgtcataaaacacagaaaaaaagacagtaaGGAAGACTACAATCATGATATTCACCCAATGGATGTTCAGATGGCCGCGCTTCATTGTGCTGATGGTTTCCTGAAGCAGCTGATGGTGACTAAACTCTCACAGTGTCAGTATGCACTGCCTCTGCTTGTTCCTAATCCATTCACCCAACGGATTGAGTTTCCTCTCTGGACATTCAGACAAATCAACAAGAGCTGGAAGATGAAGAACAGCAACAATGAGATCATCAGTCAGTCGGTCTACAAGGCTGAGACTCCAATGGTGTCTTTCTTCAGGTTTGGCTCTGTGTCTTCATCTAAGTCTCAGCTGATGAACAGCCTCATCAATGAGAAACACAACACGTTCTTCCACAGGAACTGCTCAGGCAGCAGCAGAACCAGATTACTGATGGATGGAGTGGTGGAGATCGCCTGGTACTGTCCTTCTGGGAAACAGACAGATGCATTTGATGACTGTGTTGCTTTCTGTAATCTTCATGGTGATGCAGGAGCCAATGAGAAACAATATGAGATTTTGACCAGTATGGCTTCAGTAAATGTCCTCTTCTTACCTGATTTTGGACAGAAGAACCAGTACAAGGGTTTGGTGAGATCACTCTTCAGATCTCCTCAGCCTCTCATTTGTCTGCTGACTGACAATAACTGTGATAAAACTGAACTTGGGAACGAAAAATTCATATTCGGTCTTTTGAACaaaaaccaatctgatgtatctGAGCAAATAAGAGAGACTATTAGACGGACTCTGACTGAGCAGAAAAAGACTTTCAAGCTTGAAGATGTGGCCAAACATAGAGGAATCAGAGTAGATGAGGATGATCCAGAGTGTCAGAGAGGAAAACAGGCAGCAGTTCAGATCATGAGTTTACTGAGAGGAAAAGATCCATCAACAGTGAAAGAAACAATCCTGCCCTGTCAGGGCAAACTGTGGCATGACTGGTGTGAAATGAACAAAAAGCTGCATCATCTACAAGGAGAAAATCTAGAGGAAGATAAAAGTACCAAACAGAAGAACATGAGAGAagtaagagaaaaacagatgaacCAAGGACTGAGTGAGTTTATGAGGAAATTTATTGAAACAATGAAATCACAGAAAGACgatgaaaaaaagtatttcctCAGATGGATGATGAACCTGTTGAATGACTTCACTTCAGAGAACCTTTGTGGACTTCATAAGGTCTATTCTGTGAAATGGCATGAAGTCTCAGCATTGAAAAAGATGCCTGACAATCTAGATCAACTGCAGACTGAACAAACAAACCTGGAAAATATCTCAGAGCAAATGAACAGGGCAAGTTTTGGCTTGGAGCACATCCTGAGAGAGTTTGGTCAGATCTATGAATCATGGTCATCTGTGAAGAAGATCAAGGAAGGTCTGCAGTTTGACTTCTGTTCTCTCCCGAGTCTTGCAGCAGAGATGATGATCTCTGGATTCCCCATGGAGCTGATGGATGGAGATGCTGCTCATGTTCCTCTCTCCTGGGTCACTGCTGTTCTAGATCAACTTGTTAAAAAACTGGGAGAACAGACCAGAATCTTTGTGCTGTCAATTTTAGGGATTCAGAGCTCTGGGAAATCCACCATGCTGAATGCCATGTTTGGAGTTCAGTTTGCGGTCAGTGCTGGCAGATGCACAAGAGGAGCTTTCATGCAGCTGCTCAAAGTGTCAGAAGAGATGAAAACAGAGCTAAAGTTTGACTATATTTTAGTTGTTGATACTGAGGGACTTCGTGCACCAGAACTGTCTGGAAGGTCAACAACACATCGTGACAATGAAATGGCAACATTTGTTGTTGGTCTTGGAAATATGACCCTGATCAATATATTTGGAGAAAACCCATCTGAGATGCAGGACATTCTTCAGATTGTTGTTCAGGCCTTCATGAGGATGAATAAAATCAGACTGAATCCaagctgcatgtttgtgcatCAAAATGTCTCAGATATTGCAGCTGGAGAGAAAAACATGGAGGGAAGGAGAAGACTGCTGGAGAAACTGGATGATATGACAAAACTCGCTGCTAGAGAGGAAGATTTTGATGCAGAACGATTCAGTGATGTGATTGCGTTTGATGTTGAAAAAGATGTGAAGTATTTTGCTCAGCTCTGGGAGGGCAGTCCACCCATGGCTCCAACAAACCCAAACTACTGCGAGAACATTCTAGAACTGAAGCAAACTATTATAACACATGCTTCAAAATCAGATGGAGTTATGCTGACCCACCTAAGAGACCGTATTCAAGATCTCTGGGAGGCTTTACTCAATGAACAGTTTGTGTTCAGCTTCAAAAATTCCCTGGAAATCGCAACATACAAGAAACTAGAGACAGAATACAGCAAGTGGGCCTGGAGTCTTCGAAGCGCTATGCTGGAAATCGAAAACAAGCTTcacaacaaaatagaaaataaagtaaTTCATGACATTGAAGAAACTGATCTTCAAACAGAACTAAATGCTAAAAGCGAAGAAGTGGAAAAGACAATGTCTGAATTCTTGGAGAAAGACAGAGATGCAGGTATACTGAAGCAGTGGAAAGCTTCATTTGAGATAAAAATCATAGAGCTTCAAGAAAACATTGTGAGGGAAACTAAGAGGAAATTAAATGTGGTTCTTAAGCAACGTGAACTGAAGAAAACGATGGATACTAAGAAGACACATCATGAAAACACTCTTTTGGAAAATAGCAAAAAACTTGCcttgaaatttaaaaatcaagcAACTGAagaaaatataatgaaacaagAGTTTGATTCCTTTTGGAAAAAGCAGATGAAGGAGATCATCAGAGAACCTTCTTCACTCAAAAATATTGACATATTCGTTGATGCGAAAAAGCACCTCAGTAAAATCTACCCAAGTCTACTTTTGGActctttgaaagaaaacagtaagCAAGTTGATATGATCCATTTGCCAAGCTATTCAGAATACGTGAAGTTAAAGAAATTCACTGGACATACAGCAATCCTACAGTATACCTACAATAAAGCTAAAGAGAAGTTTGGTCATGCTTTATCTAAAGAGGATGAAGTCCAGATAAGATCTTTAATCACAGAAATTACTGAGCACACAGATAAAATGATTCAGTCATATAACTTGGCAAAGATGGGCTACAACATCATACATAAAGGCaagattaacaaataa
- the LOC122141890 gene encoding interferon-induced very large GTPase 1-like: MRTNCESLNGNRSNLEKHILRTLAENQDFNAYMTYINNPKEHFKNFIRDEVSHYITERFEDSVRPKMKNNIKLLQQQIMSAAHESSKHVKEINGNTESWLLHFTQQLSGVLVFSVKDLTGVNHDDVEVRFLEDVIKKELPSIMFDIISKFSTETFPVKLEHKYRPDEILIDHLCQCCWVQCPFCAAICTNTIENHDEDHSVPFHRNNGLNGWFYRGTTNLAINICTSAVASNGSFYPNSSDDTVPWKEYRKGGPKYASWSITPDLSDLPYWKKPFTRYQTYQKN, from the coding sequence ATGAGGACAAACTGTGAATCACTGAATGGGAACCGATCAAATCTGGAGAAACACATCCTGAGGACACTGGCAGAAAATCAGGACTTCAACGCATACATGACCTACATTAACAATCCTAAAGAACACTTCAAGAATTTCATCAGAGATGAAGTCAGTCACTACATCACTGAAAGATTTGAAGATAGTGTTCGACCCAagatgaaaaacaacattaaactgcTGCAGCAACAGATCATGAGTGCAGCACATGAATCCAGCAAACATGTCAAAGAGATCAATGGAAATACTGAATCATGGTTGCTTCATTTCACTCAACAGCTCTCAGGTGTGCTGGTATTCTCTGTGAAAGACCTCACTGGAGTGAATCATGATGATGTTGAAGTCAGATTCCTAGAAGATGTGATAAAGAAAGAACTTCCTTCTATTATGTTTGACATAATCAGTAAATTTAGCACAGAAACGTTTCCAGTAAAGCTGGAACACAAATACAGACCAGATGAGATTCTGATTGATCACCTCTGTCAGTGCTGTTGGGTTCAGTGTCCTTTCTGTGCAGCCATCTGCACCAACACAATAGAGAACCATGATGAAGATCACAGTGTGCCTTTCCATCGTAATAATGGACTGAATGGGTGGTTTTACAGAGGAACAACAAACCTAGCTATCAACATCTGCACATCAGCAGTAGCCAGTAATGGATCTTTTTATCCAAATAGCTCAGATGATACAGTTCCGTGGAAGGAATACAGAAAAGGAGGTCCTAAATATGCTTCATGGAGCATCACCCCAGATCTCTCTGATCTGCCGTACTGGAAAAAACCTTTCACCAGATACCAAACATACCAGAAAAATTAA